A region of uncultured Carboxylicivirga sp. DNA encodes the following proteins:
- a CDS encoding RagB/SusD family nutrient uptake outer membrane protein has translation MKTIKFSIILSMVIIVFTISCSDDFLDETPYSSYAPETLTDEAGIEAALKGLHYRFGQLWTWSNRQGWNCVWQVGTDVCSPGGIEGVEIPFFKYEDLTGENGAVSYMWSQCYQIINNANNALKSIGEDGDPAKIGEAKFFRAYAYNLLATLYGNVPLLIEPTASARTDLERTPVAQVNSQIIEDLIYAAANLPSIDETVSESRANKHMAMQCLGEVYLRTNQPSLAEDVLTDIIESGDFELIEDRYGIAANKNGDYFHDMFMYGNQRRSQGNKEAIWTFELEYTKNVTGGFTNAPQQRRVWVPAYHNVPGMVYSVQDPDEGTISPYGGRGNGRMRPSNWVKYDLYADGDMRNSEFNITRTFHYNAPDWTASIGVDANGFRVSADSPDAVDVIEVKTGDQVVLAASDTLEAMFPYTRKWDSFDPDDPWGWTCIKDFPMMRLGETYLLRAEARFKNSNPGGAADDINIIRDRAFKNARIETGNASLGQVSDSDITMDFILDERARELFAEENRRVTLMRTGTLIERAKINTDVSIKGTISGLDPRILLLPIPLTEIQRNKDVEWDQNPGYN, from the coding sequence ATGAAGACAATAAAATTCTCAATTATATTATCGATGGTTATTATTGTATTTACCATCTCATGTAGCGATGATTTTTTAGATGAAACACCTTATTCATCCTACGCTCCAGAAACACTTACTGACGAAGCTGGTATTGAAGCTGCTTTAAAAGGTTTACATTATCGGTTTGGTCAACTATGGACATGGTCTAATCGTCAAGGTTGGAATTGTGTTTGGCAAGTTGGCACCGATGTTTGTTCTCCTGGTGGAATTGAAGGTGTTGAAATACCATTTTTCAAATATGAAGATCTTACTGGTGAAAATGGTGCAGTTTCCTATATGTGGAGCCAGTGCTATCAAATAATTAACAATGCCAATAATGCACTTAAATCGATTGGCGAGGATGGAGACCCGGCTAAAATTGGAGAAGCCAAATTCTTCAGAGCATATGCTTACAATCTTCTGGCCACATTATACGGTAATGTGCCATTACTAATTGAACCTACTGCCAGTGCAAGAACAGATCTTGAACGTACACCTGTTGCACAGGTCAACAGCCAGATTATCGAAGATCTGATTTATGCTGCCGCCAACCTGCCATCAATTGATGAGACTGTATCTGAAAGCAGAGCAAATAAACATATGGCGATGCAATGTTTGGGTGAAGTATATTTAAGAACCAATCAACCAAGTTTAGCTGAAGATGTATTGACAGACATCATTGAAAGCGGTGATTTTGAATTAATCGAAGATCGGTATGGCATTGCGGCTAATAAAAATGGTGATTATTTTCATGATATGTTTATGTATGGAAATCAGCGTCGTTCGCAAGGTAATAAAGAAGCCATCTGGACATTTGAGTTGGAATATACAAAGAATGTGACAGGAGGTTTTACCAATGCTCCACAACAACGCAGAGTTTGGGTTCCTGCCTATCACAATGTTCCGGGTATGGTATATTCCGTTCAAGACCCTGATGAAGGTACAATTAGTCCTTATGGTGGACGTGGTAACGGACGTATGCGTCCAAGTAACTGGGTTAAATATGACCTATATGCTGATGGTGACATGAGAAATTCGGAATTTAATATTACGCGCACTTTCCATTACAATGCACCAGACTGGACTGCCTCCATTGGAGTTGATGCAAACGGATTCCGTGTATCTGCCGATTCTCCGGATGCAGTTGATGTTATAGAAGTTAAAACAGGTGATCAGGTTGTTTTGGCTGCAAGTGATACATTAGAAGCTATGTTTCCATATACAAGAAAGTGGGATTCGTTTGACCCAGACGACCCTTGGGGATGGACCTGTATTAAAGATTTTCCGATGATGCGACTGGGAGAAACCTACCTGCTCCGAGCTGAGGCCCGTTTTAAAAACAGTAATCCTGGTGGTGCTGCCGACGATATTAATATCATAAGAGATAGAGCCTTTAAAAATGCACGAATCGAAACCGGCAATGCGTCATTAGGCCAGGTAAGTGATTCAGATATAACAATGGACTTTATCCTGGATGAACGAGCCAGAGAACTATTTGCTGAAGAAAACAGACGTGTAACTTTAATGCGAACAGGCACCTTAATTGAAAGAGCTAAAATCAATACTGATGTTTCAATTAAAGGTACTATTAGCGGCCTGGACCCAAGAATATTGTTACTCCCAATTCCTTTGACAGAAATTCAACGTAATAAAGATGTGGAATGGGATCAAAACCCAGGTTATAATTAA
- a CDS encoding two-component regulator propeller domain-containing protein: MKLISRILILSLLLLVFNFSSAVASTQYSFLRLSARDGLVNNQVTCLFEDSKGFIWIGTTSGLSRFDGNHFVNFSHDRNDSTTIGDNYITSIQEDKEGMLWIETRWEMSVYNPLTNHFRNDVREYLQPKGILEQIERVYIDQNKAIWYRSASRGKYFFLDTVAHQLVDPFQTDNKNGFQQQLIHKDGKYYLLYVNGLIETYDDKSHRLIRSHDALLEQYAEEENEPNLYVDKDGDFYVYGNNIGINYFNSKTQKWEYITMDHPTMKLSSNIIRRIVQDDKGLIWVGTDHGGIDILNKYSHEIQTLSYQKDNPTSISQNTITDIFIDSNNLIWVGTFKNGISYYHESIFKFAHYHSSSHQDNGLPYNDVNCFAEDAQGNLWIGTNGGGLVYFDRKNNTYKSYTHDPGNSNSISNNVVVGLFIDTEGILWIGTYTGGLNSFDGKNFKTYKVKKGSHNSLTSNNIWDIVEDDQQRLWIATLGGGVNIFDKKTNRFEEVTNLGNVQLPSAFVSQICKMNTGNLVFGTALGVVFYDMKEKRYRYHPNAIKDSPISISNNNVNDVFEDSRGWIWIATREGLTMFDPYNDYIKTFDREDGLPTGIINCILEDEFQAIWVSKSSGVSQIIPKAIASASEYEFMITNYTEDDGLQGQEFNVNASLRTSDDDLIFGGPNGFNLFKPKNMKYNKILPNVVFTELQVFNKPVKVGEKINGKVLLTKSITETEHITLKHSMNVFSIEFAGLSYFNPNKVKFKYMLEGFDQGWNETSSANSKVTYTNLNGGDYEFKVMACNNDGFWNETPSTIKLTVLPPFYASNLAFVIYFIFISGILIYIRYSMLKKERMKLQMENDRILAQKHHEMDEMKLRFLTNVSHEFRTPLTLILTPLEKLLKMDKAPSERNLLETIQRNTNELLNLVNQLLDFRKLDLHGLRFNPSYGDIVNFLSGVCNNFTDSFQKSGVQFSFNSNINQFFFRFDHEKLNKVMMNLISNALKFTPKGGEVLVTIDRINTNENKQGEIQIRVKDTGVGIEKSDHEKIFERFYQSSNSSALGYSGSGIGLNLVKEMIELHNGSIKVESIPNKGAEFIVSIPVPEEQITEEKEVKVETQSQGPIEKPAKEKKVQGKPIVLLIEDNFDFRSFMRETLMDTYEVHEAADGVEGYELVFKLVPDLIISDVMMPRMDGLEMCKKLKNDARTSHIPLILLTARTADEDKIKGLEIGADDYITKPFNMDLLLLRIQNLVEKQLKVQDHFQKNIDISPSVVEITSLDEKLIKKAISCVEKNISEARFSVEDLSRELGMSRVYLYKKLMAITGKSPVEFIRIIRLKRGAQLLEKSQLTVAEIAYEVGFNSPRYFSKYFKEEYGMLPTAYIKEKTNK; the protein is encoded by the coding sequence ATGAAATTGATCTCACGTATTCTGATTTTATCTCTTCTACTGCTTGTCTTTAATTTTTCATCGGCGGTTGCATCAACTCAATATTCCTTTCTAAGATTAAGTGCCCGCGATGGGCTGGTAAATAATCAGGTTACGTGTTTATTTGAAGATTCCAAAGGTTTCATCTGGATTGGGACAACTTCCGGTCTGAGTCGTTTTGATGGAAACCATTTTGTTAATTTTTCTCACGATCGAAACGATTCGACTACGATTGGGGACAATTATATTACAAGCATTCAGGAAGATAAAGAAGGGATGCTTTGGATTGAGACACGCTGGGAAATGTCAGTTTACAATCCACTTACCAACCATTTCAGGAATGATGTAAGAGAATATCTGCAACCCAAAGGAATACTTGAACAAATTGAACGTGTTTATATTGATCAGAATAAAGCGATTTGGTATCGTTCTGCTTCAAGAGGAAAATATTTTTTTCTTGACACAGTTGCTCATCAATTAGTTGATCCTTTTCAAACGGATAATAAAAATGGCTTTCAACAGCAATTGATACACAAAGATGGAAAGTATTATCTGTTATACGTAAATGGATTGATTGAAACGTATGATGATAAGAGTCATCGGTTAATCCGTTCGCATGATGCTTTACTGGAACAATATGCAGAGGAGGAAAATGAGCCAAATCTGTATGTTGATAAGGACGGAGATTTTTATGTGTATGGCAATAATATAGGTATCAACTATTTTAACTCTAAAACTCAGAAGTGGGAGTATATTACAATGGATCATCCAACCATGAAATTATCCAGCAATATTATAAGAAGAATTGTTCAGGATGATAAAGGTTTGATCTGGGTTGGAACTGACCACGGAGGAATAGATATTCTCAATAAATATTCACATGAGATACAAACACTGTCATATCAAAAAGACAATCCAACAAGTATATCTCAAAATACGATAACAGATATTTTTATAGATAGCAATAACCTTATTTGGGTCGGTACATTTAAAAACGGAATCAGTTATTATCACGAAAGCATATTTAAATTTGCTCATTATCACAGCTCGAGTCATCAGGATAATGGGTTGCCATACAATGATGTGAACTGTTTTGCTGAAGATGCCCAAGGCAATTTGTGGATTGGGACCAATGGTGGTGGTTTAGTTTATTTCGACCGTAAGAATAATACATACAAGAGTTACACACATGATCCGGGTAATTCAAACTCAATAAGTAATAATGTTGTTGTTGGATTGTTTATCGACACTGAAGGGATATTGTGGATTGGAACTTACACGGGTGGATTAAACTCATTTGATGGAAAAAATTTTAAGACTTATAAAGTTAAAAAAGGGTCTCACAACTCTTTAACCAGTAATAATATTTGGGATATCGTTGAAGATGATCAGCAACGACTGTGGATTGCAACTTTAGGAGGAGGTGTTAATATTTTTGATAAAAAAACGAATCGTTTCGAAGAAGTAACAAACCTTGGAAACGTGCAGTTACCTTCAGCTTTTGTTAGTCAGATATGCAAAATGAATACTGGTAATCTGGTTTTTGGTACTGCCTTAGGTGTAGTATTTTACGATATGAAAGAAAAACGATATCGTTATCATCCCAACGCAATAAAGGATTCTCCAATATCAATTAGTAATAACAATGTAAATGATGTATTTGAAGATAGTCGTGGTTGGATATGGATTGCTACTCGTGAAGGGCTTACCATGTTTGATCCTTATAACGACTATATAAAAACGTTTGACCGGGAAGATGGATTACCGACTGGAATTATTAATTGTATTCTTGAAGATGAATTTCAGGCTATCTGGGTTAGTAAATCATCAGGTGTTTCTCAGATTATACCTAAAGCAATTGCTTCTGCCAGTGAGTATGAATTTATGATTACTAATTACACCGAAGACGATGGTTTACAAGGGCAGGAATTCAATGTAAATGCAAGTTTAAGAACCTCGGACGATGATTTGATTTTTGGAGGTCCTAATGGGTTTAATCTATTTAAACCCAAAAACATGAAGTATAATAAAATACTTCCTAATGTTGTTTTTACTGAATTACAGGTGTTTAATAAGCCTGTTAAGGTGGGGGAGAAAATCAATGGTAAGGTTTTGCTTACTAAATCGATAACAGAGACAGAGCACATAACCTTAAAGCACTCAATGAATGTTTTCTCCATCGAATTTGCTGGATTGAGTTATTTTAATCCCAATAAGGTTAAGTTTAAATATATGCTCGAAGGTTTTGATCAGGGTTGGAACGAAACTTCCAGCGCTAATTCAAAAGTGACTTATACCAATTTAAACGGAGGAGATTATGAGTTTAAAGTAATGGCCTGTAATAACGATGGTTTCTGGAATGAAACTCCTTCAACCATAAAATTGACAGTATTACCACCATTTTATGCTTCTAATCTGGCCTTCGTAATCTATTTCATTTTCATTTCTGGTATTTTGATTTACATCAGGTACTCGATGCTTAAGAAAGAACGTATGAAGCTGCAGATGGAGAATGATCGGATTCTTGCCCAAAAGCATCATGAAATGGATGAAATGAAGCTAAGATTTCTTACCAATGTGAGTCACGAATTCCGCACTCCTCTAACACTGATTTTAACTCCACTGGAGAAACTGTTGAAGATGGATAAGGCTCCTTCTGAACGTAACCTGTTGGAAACCATTCAAAGAAACACGAACGAGCTTTTGAATTTGGTGAATCAGTTACTTGATTTTAGAAAGCTGGATCTGCACGGATTGAGATTCAATCCATCCTACGGTGACATCGTTAATTTTTTAAGTGGTGTGTGTAATAACTTCACTGATTCATTCCAGAAGTCAGGTGTTCAATTCTCATTTAATTCCAATATTAACCAGTTTTTCTTTCGTTTTGATCATGAAAAACTGAATAAGGTGATGATGAATTTAATTTCCAATGCCTTAAAATTCACTCCTAAAGGAGGGGAAGTTTTGGTAACTATTGACCGGATAAACACTAACGAAAATAAACAGGGAGAAATTCAGATTAGGGTAAAAGATACAGGTGTTGGAATTGAAAAATCTGATCATGAAAAGATCTTTGAACGTTTCTATCAATCCAGCAATAGTAGTGCTTTAGGTTATTCAGGCAGTGGTATCGGATTGAATCTAGTGAAGGAGATGATTGAATTGCATAATGGTTCAATAAAGGTAGAATCGATACCCAATAAAGGAGCCGAATTCATTGTAAGTATTCCAGTTCCAGAAGAACAGATTACCGAAGAGAAAGAAGTTAAAGTTGAAACTCAATCGCAAGGGCCGATTGAAAAGCCAGCCAAAGAGAAAAAAGTTCAGGGAAAACCTATTGTGTTATTGATTGAAGACAATTTCGATTTCAGATCATTTATGCGTGAAACGCTTATGGATACCTATGAGGTACATGAAGCAGCTGATGGTGTTGAAGGATACGAGTTGGTATTTAAATTGGTGCCTGATTTGATCATTAGTGATGTGATGATGCCTCGAATGGATGGTTTGGAAATGTGCAAGAAATTGAAAAATGATGCACGAACATCCCACATTCCTTTAATTTTATTAACAGCCCGAACAGCAGATGAAGATAAAATAAAAGGTCTTGAAATCGGAGCTGATGATTATATCACGAAGCCTTTTAATATGGATCTTTTATTGTTACGCATTCAAAATCTGGTTGAGAAGCAACTAAAAGTACAAGACCATTTTCAAAAGAATATAGATATTTCACCATCAGTAGTTGAAATTACTTCCCTGGATGAAAAGCTGATTAAAAAAGCAATTTCTTGTGTAGAAAAGAATATTTCTGAAGCCAGATTTTCAGTTGAAGATCTTAGTAGAGAATTAGGTATGAGCCGTGTTTATCTTTATAAAAAGCTGATGGCAATAACGGGTAAAAGTCCGGTTGAATTTATTCGAATTATCAGGTTGAAAAGAGGAGCACAACTATTAGAGAAAAGTCAGTTAACAGTTGCTGAAATTGCCTATGAAGTTGGATTTAACAGTCCCCGATATTTCAGTAAATACTTTAAAGAAGAATATGGTATGTTGCCAACTGCATATATTAAAGAGAAGACCAATAAGTAA